The genomic interval ACACCATTAATCATCACTGTATCTGTACCGGCACCTTTCACATCGCCGCCCATTTCATTGATATAGTTCGCTAAATCCACAATTTCTGGCTCTCTCGCAACATTTTCAATAACAGTACGCCCTTTTGCTAACGAAGCCGCCATCATGATGTTTTGTGTTGCACCGACACTTGGAAAATCGAAATGAATTTCATTACCGACAAGTCCTTGAGGGGCTTCTGCATAAATGTAGCCTGCTTCTTGATGAATCTCAGCCCCGAGAGCTTCTAATCCTTTCAAATGTTGCTCGATCGGACGTGAACCAATCGCACATCCTCCTGGTAACGCGACTTTAGCTCTTCCTAAACGCGCCAATAACGGCCCCATTACTAGAATACTCGCTCTCATCTTGCTCACGTATTCATATGGCGCTTCTTCACTTAAATCTTTCGACGCATCGACTGTTACTGATTGTTGCTTTTCATTATATTTAATCTTCGCATTTAATACGCTCAATACATTATTAATAGTTTCCACATCACTTAACGCCGGAACGTTGACAAGTTCACTTTTGCCATCACTTGCTAACAAAGACGCTGTGAGAATCGGCAAAACTGCATTTTTCGCTCCTTCTACTCCGACTTCACCTTTAAGTGTATTTCCACCTTTAACAATAATTCTATCCATCTTATTAATCCTCCACCATGCTTACAGCTCTATTCTATTTTTGCTCTGAAAATGAATCTATCTACCTATAACGTATTAACTTATTTCATTCGCTTTAAACATCTTAACGATTAAAATAAGTATTTAATCTGAGTTGAAAATTGTAATAAATCAATGATAAAATCACTCACGCTTGTGCCAATCACTATTGCCAAAAATATCATAATGACTTGTACTTGTAATGGAAATCCCTTTTTGAAAAACTGGTCTAAACGAACGGCGTTTAATCCCCAATAGGCTACACAAATGCATAAAACATGCATTATAATATGTGCTATCGCAAATTGTCCTAAATAATCCATTAATTGATATTGCTCCTTCACATATAATCTCTTTATTAATTTTACATGATTTAAAGCCCAAATCATACTATAAGCAACTTAAAGAAACACAATTTTTCACATTATAATGCTAAATGACAAGCAATTTACATTTTACTGTCTTTCATAGTTTTTGTATAGAATTTTTGTAAAGCACGCGATATATATTCAGCGTATTAAATGTATGCGCTATTACATAAATAATCGTATTCCTATATTTCGAAGGTCAGCCGATATGTCTGCTTATCATCGTATGCACATCCCACATTTTACTTCATCCTTCAATGTAGCTTCCTTTCATGCAAAGTTCAATAAAGCCAAAAGCTCGGTCTGCCACAAGGGACATACCGAGCTTTTTGATATGCATATGATTATTTATATTTCGCAACTTCGATACGGTTTTCGGCACGCTTTAATGCACGTTCAGCACGTCTTAAATCCGTATCATCATGATTGTCTTCAAGGTAGAAAGTTGCACGTTGTTTCGCTGATTTCGCACGTTCTAAGTCAATATCATCTGCTGACTCTGCTGCTTGAGCTAGAATATTCACTTTTTCGTGACGAATTTCAGCAAACCCTTCTGTTACAGCTATATAATCCGATTTGCCATCTTTAGTCACTTTCACATGACCAATACGTAATGGTGTAACCGTCGGAATGTGACCGTACATCACACCCATCTCGCCTGCTGTCGTTTGTAAGACAACAATTTCGACATTGTCTTCTTTATAAACAGAACCATTAGGAGTGACGATATCTAAGGTTAATGTGTTCATTATCCAAGCCTCCTAATTTGTATTAAACTTCTACACCCATGTCTTTAGCTTTAGCGATCACATCATCAATGCCACCGACTAAACGGAATGCATCTTCAGGAATGTGGTCGTATTTACCATCTAAAATGGCTTTAAAGTCTTGAACTGTTTGTTTAACTGGTACATATGAACCTTTTTGACCAGTAAATTGTTCAGCGACGTGGAAGTTTTGTGATAAGAAGAATTGAATACGACGTGCACGTTCAACTGTTTTCTTATCTTCTTCTGATAATTCATCCATACCTAAGATTGCGATAATATCTTGCAATTCACGGTATTTTTGTAACGTCGATTGAACTTGACGTGCAACATCATAATGCTCTTGTCCGACAATTGTTGGCTCTAAAGCACGTGATGTTGAAGCCAATGGATCCACCGCTGGGTAAATCCCCATTTCACTTAATTTACGCTCTAAGTTTGTTGTCGCATCTAAGTGAGCGAAAGCTGTTGCTGGTGCCGGGTCAGTATAGTCATCGGCAGGTACGAATACAGCTTGGATTGACGTAACAGATCCTTTGTTTGTTGATGTAATACGTTCTTGTAATTGACCCATTTCTGTTGCAAGTGTTGGTTGGTAACCTACTGCTGATGGCATACGACCTAATAATGCCGATACCTCAGAACCTGCTTGTGTGAAACGGAAGATGTTGTCAATGAACAATAACACGTCTTGGCCTTGTTCATCACGGAAATATTCAGCCATTGTTAAACCAGAAAGTGCAACACGCATACGCGCACCTGGTGGCTCGTTCATTTGACCGAATACCATCGCAGTTTTCGCAATAACGCCACTGTCTTTCATTTCGTAGTACAAGTCGTTACCTTCACGTGTGCGTTCACCTACACCCGCAAATACTGAAATACCACCATGTTCTTGTGCGATGTTATTAATCAGCTCTTGGATTAATACGGTTTTACCTACACCGGCACCACCGAATAAACCGATTTTACCACCTTTAATGTATGGTGCTAATAAGTCAACAACTTTAATACCTGTTTCTAAAATTTCTACTTCTGTAGAGAGTTCATCAAATTTAGGCGCTTCACGATGAATTGGGTCACGACGTACAGAGGCATCAATTGGCTCTTCTAAGTCAATATGTTCACCTAATACATTAAATACGCGTCCTAATGTAGCATCCCCGACAGGGACACTGATCGCTGCTCCTGTATCTCTTACTTCTGCACCACGTTGAACACCGTCAGTAGAGTCCATTGCGATTGTGCGTACAACATCATCGCCTAAGTGAAGGGCTACTTCTAATGTTAAGCTCTCAGTCTCACCGTCTCTTGACACATCAATAAGCAGTGCGTTGTTAATGTTTGGAATTTCGTTATGTTCAAAACGCACGTCAATTACTGGCCCCATGACCTGAGTTACACGGCCTAATCCCATGTTTCTTCCTCCTTATAATCAAAATTATTCTAACGCTGCTGAACCACCAACAATTTCAGTAATTTGTTGTGTAATGGCTGCTTGTCGCGCTCGGTTATATTGTAATGATAAATCGTCAATCATTTCTGTTGCATTATCTGAGGCATTCTTCATTGCATTCATACGTGATGCATGTTCACTTGCTTTCGCATCAAGAATCGTACCATAAATTAAACTCTCAATATATTGAGGTAATAATATTTTAAGAATGGCATCTTTATCTGGCTCAAATTCATAAGTGGCCATTGCACCGTGACCTAAGCTAGAGTCCTCTGGAGATAATGGTAATAATTTTTTACTGCTAGGCTTATTCTCAATTACACTTACGTAATGGCTATAGTAGATGTGTAATTCATCAATCTGTTCATCTACGTATAAATCGATGGCACGTTTTCCGATTGCCTGAATTGTTTTAAATGCAGGTTGATCCGGAATGTCAGTCAACGTATTTTCAAGTTGATAGCCACGGTTTTGTAAAAATGTCGCACCGATTTGTCCAAGTACGATAATACAATACTCTTCAGGACTGTTATGACGTTGTTCGATGTCACGAATCATTTTCTTTAACACGTTCGCACTATAAGCACCCGCAAGTCCACGATCGCTCGTAATGACCATATAACCTACACGTTTCACAGGACGTTCGTTCAACATCGGATGTGATGAAACTCTATTCGATCCCGCGATTGCTGTTATTGCGTCTTTCATTTTTTCCATATAAGGACGAAATGTCATCGCATTCTTCTCAGCTTTACGCAATTTAGAACTTGATACCATGTTCATCGCATTCGTAATCTGCTTCGTCTTTTTCGTCGATTTTATACGTGAATCAATTTCTTTTAATGAAGCCACCATCTCACCACCTTATCTATTTTAATCATCTGTTCAATTATTCTTCTGAAGCTTTAAAACCTTTTTTGAATTCATTGATTGCTGATTCAAATTTTTCGTCTGCAGGTAGGCCACCTGTTTCGCGAATTTCAGTAAAGATTTCGTTCGCGTTAGATTTTGTCCATTCGATAATTTCAGCCTCGAAACGTGTAATATCAACAACAGGAATGTCATCCAAATAACCCCGTGTTAATGCATAAATAATCAATACTTGGTGTTCAACAGGAAGTGGTTTGTTTTGGTCTTGTTTTAATACTTCAACCGTGCGTTTACCACGTTCTAATTTACTTGCTGTTGCTTCATCAAGGTCAGAACCAAATTGCGCAAATGATTCAAGTTCACGATATGAGGCTAAGTCTAGACGTAATGTCCCAGCAACTTTCTTCATCGCTTTAATTTGTGCAGATCCCCCTACACGTGATACTGAAAGACCCGCATTGATCGCTGGACGGATACCAGAGAAGAATAAGTCTGATTGTAAGAAGATTTGACCATCAGTAATTGAGATTACGTTTGTTGGAACGTATGCTGAGATATCCCCGGCTTGAGTTTCAACAAATGGTAAGGCTGTAATCGAACCGCCACCTAAATCATCATTTAATTTCGCCGCACGCTCTAATAAACGACTATGTAGGTAGAATACATCACCTGGGTATGCTTCACGACCTGGTGGACGACGCAATAATAATGATAACTCACGGTATGCTGCAGCTTGTTTTGTTAAATCATCATATACGATTAAGACGTGCTTACCGTTGAACATAAATTCTTCTGCCATCGTTACACCCGCATATGGCGCGATGTATAACATGGGCGCTGGTTGTGCTGCTGATGCAGAGACAACGATTGTGTAATCCAATGCACCGGCTTGACGTAATTTTTCAACTGCTGCACGAACAGTCGATTCTTTTTGACCAATTGCGACATAGATACAAATCATATCTTGATCTTTTTGGTTTAAAATCGTATCAATTGCTACAGTTGTTTTACCTGTTTGACGGTCACCGATGATTAACTCACGTTGACCACGGCCGATTGGTACTAGGGCATCGATTGCTTTGATCCCTGTTTGTAAAGGTTCATCAACAGATTTACGTGCCATAACACCTGTTGCTTTTTTCTCGATAGGACGTGTTTTTGTTGTATTTAATGGGCCTTGTCCATCAATAGGTTGACCTAATGAGTTCACAACACGACCGATCAGTTCTTCACCTACTGGTACTTCCATGATACGACCAGTACGTTTCACTTCGTCGCCTTCTTTAATCTCATCATAAGGACCTAAAATAACGACACCCACGTTTGTTTCTTCTAAGTTTTGTGCCAGTCCAAGTACGCCGTTATGGAATTCTAATAACTCACCAGCCATAACGTCGTTCAATCCGTGAACTAATGCAATACCGTCACCAATTTGAATAACTGTACCTACATCCGTTACAGACATTTCTGACTCATAGTTTTCAATTTGTGAGCGAAGTAATGCACTAATTTCTTCAGCTTTTATGGCCATCTATGTCACTCCTCCATTTAATCTAATTAATGTGCTCTGTTAAATTTCTTAACGAGTTGATTTAAATCATTTTGTACACTACCGTCATACACTTTAGTGCCGATTTTTACGCGTACGCCACCAATCAGTTCTTCGTTTACAGTAGAATGAATGATTAAATCTTTAAGTCCTGTACGATCTAACAATGCGTTTTTCACTTGCATCACTTCATCCTCATCTAAAGTTGAAGCTGATTCAACATAGGCATCTGCCAGACCGTGGAAATGATAATACTGCGCTTCAAATGATTTGAAAATAGCAGGTATTAAATGTAAATTACGGTGTCCCGCAACAATTTTTAATGTATTCATCAAATAAGGTTGTGTTCCTGCAAAAACATTATCTACAATATGGCGTCTATCCGCTATTGT from Staphylococcus sp. MI 10-1553 carries:
- the murA gene encoding UDP-N-acetylglucosamine 1-carboxyvinyltransferase, with the translated sequence MDRIIVKGGNTLKGEVGVEGAKNAVLPILTASLLASDGKSELVNVPALSDVETINNVLSVLNAKIKYNEKQQSVTVDASKDLSEEAPYEYVSKMRASILVMGPLLARLGRAKVALPGGCAIGSRPIEQHLKGLEALGAEIHQEAGYIYAEAPQGLVGNEIHFDFPSVGATQNIMMAASLAKGRTVIENVAREPEIVDLANYINEMGGDVKGAGTDTVMINGVESLKGVKHAIIPDRIEAGTLMIAAAITRGDVLVKGAIKEHMISLVYKLEEMGVELDYTEEGIRVTAPEKLQPVDIKTLPHPGFPTDMQSQMMALLLTAEGHKLVTETVFENRFMHVAEFKRMNAQISVEGRSAKIEGKSALQGAQVKATDLRAAAALILAGLVADGETIVTELKHLDRGYVDFHGKLKSLGANIERVND
- a CDS encoding DUF1146 family protein is translated as MDYLGQFAIAHIIMHVLCICVAYWGLNAVRLDQFFKKGFPLQVQVIMIFLAIVIGTSVSDFIIDLLQFSTQIKYLF
- a CDS encoding F0F1 ATP synthase subunit epsilon, with the translated sequence MNTLTLDIVTPNGSVYKEDNVEIVVLQTTAGEMGVMYGHIPTVTPLRIGHVKVTKDGKSDYIAVTEGFAEIRHEKVNILAQAAESADDIDLERAKSAKQRATFYLEDNHDDTDLRRAERALKRAENRIEVAKYK
- the atpD gene encoding F0F1 ATP synthase subunit beta; the protein is MGLGRVTQVMGPVIDVRFEHNEIPNINNALLIDVSRDGETESLTLEVALHLGDDVVRTIAMDSTDGVQRGAEVRDTGAAISVPVGDATLGRVFNVLGEHIDLEEPIDASVRRDPIHREAPKFDELSTEVEILETGIKVVDLLAPYIKGGKIGLFGGAGVGKTVLIQELINNIAQEHGGISVFAGVGERTREGNDLYYEMKDSGVIAKTAMVFGQMNEPPGARMRVALSGLTMAEYFRDEQGQDVLLFIDNIFRFTQAGSEVSALLGRMPSAVGYQPTLATEMGQLQERITSTNKGSVTSIQAVFVPADDYTDPAPATAFAHLDATTNLERKLSEMGIYPAVDPLASTSRALEPTIVGQEHYDVARQVQSTLQKYRELQDIIAILGMDELSEEDKKTVERARRIQFFLSQNFHVAEQFTGQKGSYVPVKQTVQDFKAILDGKYDHIPEDAFRLVGGIDDVIAKAKDMGVEV
- the atpG gene encoding ATP synthase F1 subunit gamma; this encodes MASLKEIDSRIKSTKKTKQITNAMNMVSSSKLRKAEKNAMTFRPYMEKMKDAITAIAGSNRVSSHPMLNERPVKRVGYMVITSDRGLAGAYSANVLKKMIRDIEQRHNSPEEYCIIVLGQIGATFLQNRGYQLENTLTDIPDQPAFKTIQAIGKRAIDLYVDEQIDELHIYYSHYVSVIENKPSSKKLLPLSPEDSSLGHGAMATYEFEPDKDAILKILLPQYIESLIYGTILDAKASEHASRMNAMKNASDNATEMIDDLSLQYNRARQAAITQQITEIVGGSAALE
- the atpA gene encoding F0F1 ATP synthase subunit alpha; the protein is MAIKAEEISALLRSQIENYESEMSVTDVGTVIQIGDGIALVHGLNDVMAGELLEFHNGVLGLAQNLEETNVGVVILGPYDEIKEGDEVKRTGRIMEVPVGEELIGRVVNSLGQPIDGQGPLNTTKTRPIEKKATGVMARKSVDEPLQTGIKAIDALVPIGRGQRELIIGDRQTGKTTVAIDTILNQKDQDMICIYVAIGQKESTVRAAVEKLRQAGALDYTIVVSASAAQPAPMLYIAPYAGVTMAEEFMFNGKHVLIVYDDLTKQAAAYRELSLLLRRPPGREAYPGDVFYLHSRLLERAAKLNDDLGGGSITALPFVETQAGDISAYVPTNVISITDGQIFLQSDLFFSGIRPAINAGLSVSRVGGSAQIKAMKKVAGTLRLDLASYRELESFAQFGSDLDEATASKLERGKRTVEVLKQDQNKPLPVEHQVLIIYALTRGYLDDIPVVDITRFEAEIIEWTKSNANEIFTEIRETGGLPADEKFESAINEFKKGFKASEE
- a CDS encoding F0F1 ATP synthase subunit delta, with product MADVAQKYAQALYDVTLSHNVLSEVYDEFTEINTAVESQIDYLKSIDYEPKITIADRRHIVDNVFAGTQPYLMNTLKIVAGHRNLHLIPAIFKSFEAQYYHFHGLADAYVESASTLDEDEVMQVKNALLDRTGLKDLIIHSTVNEELIGGVRVKIGTKVYDGSVQNDLNQLVKKFNRAH